The nucleotide window CCAGAACGTGATGCACATTGTCCggggctctctgtgctttgtGCTGAAGCACATCCACCAGGAGCTGGACAAGGAGCTGGGGGAGAACGAGGGCCTGAGCGACGACGAGGAGGCCATCTCCACCAGGGTGGTCCGGCGCCGGGTCCTTCGGAAGGTAACCCGGGCGCAGGGGCGGGCGGGCGAGGGCCCAGCGGCGCAGGGATATGCGTGCAGGGACATGGGGGAGGACCTCTGCTGGTAGGAAGGCTGGGACGTGCAGGGGGCCAGAGCTGTGTGGCACTCCCCCGGACCCCCCTTGGTGATGACAGAGAAGTCTCAGCTATGGGACCAGCTGGCCCTCCTCCTGCTCTGTCCCCAACCTGCTAGGTGAAACATAAAGTCACCCTCGAGGCGAAAGCATCTGTGGCCAGGTGTTCTCCCCTGTAAAGTGCCCTAGAAATGATCGATCGGGTGCCTCACCCGCTCTCCCAGGACCTCCTCCGTAAAACCTGCGTAATCGCCCCAATTTTGCCCACTGCAGAGCCATGGCAGGAATCAAGCACACAGCGCTCCTGTGAGCcctggcccccctcccctcctcaggcACAGGGCCCCACGGGTTCCAACCTGGGACCGATGGTTCCGAGCTGCTTGCTGAGTTGCAGTTTCTGGCCATGGAGGGAATTTGTCTGGACTGTGGCTGTTGCTGCCGTAACGTTATTTCCTCATCCTCCGCCCTGATTCCCACATGCACGTAGCAATCTTgagttttttccctttctctaatTCCAGGGGAATGAGTTTCTTCAGAATATTCCAGGGGAGCAGGTGTCAGAGGAGCATTACACGGATGAGCAGGGCAATGTCGTCACCAGGAAGGTGGGTGCAGAGTCCCCAGAGGTGGCTGGGCTAGAAGCTGAAAGAGGTGGAAAACGCACCCGCAGCTCCTCGATGCTGCCCTCACAGAGGCATAATGCGGCTCCGACGGGGCAGTTCGGGTATCTGCCTCAGTCCCCGCAGGCCATTTCTCACGGCCACTGTGCCCGATTCCGCCTGAATTCAGCTCCTGCTACTGTGTTCCAGAAGGAATGGGTCCCAAGACACAGCCCAAACCTAGTCCTGTGATGCCTGGCCCTGAAAACAGCTGTATGACAGCAGTacagggtgtggggtgggggggtccttgCAGGCCTCCTAAGATGAAAAGGATGTGGGCAGGCATGGGGTGGACGGCAGGTTTACATCAGAGGGCGTGATTCTGCCTGACAAGCGgtgggcactgtgctgggtgtgAGCAGAAGGGAGGTGgaagagttctcgttgtggctcagcaggttaagaacctgacatacctgctgtacagcacaggggttctctccagtcacttgtgatagaacatgatggaagataatatgagaaaaagagctgtgtatatatgtataactgggtccctttgctgtatagcagaaattgatagaacattgtgaatcatctataatttaaaaaaaaattttaaagaaattaataaacttttactaaatgcctaccaaaaaaaaaaaaaaaagaacccgatacggtctctgagaggatgtgggttccatccctggctttgctcagtgggttaaggatccagcgttcctgcaagctgcggcataggtcacagatgcagctctgattagatccctagcttgggaacttccatgtacctgaggtgtggccctaaaaagacaaaaaaaggggcgaggaggaagagaaggaaaacctCATGTTGCCCCCATGTTCCCAGAGGTCAGGGCAGGCGCTGGCTTCCCTCTGCCCCAGCAGCGAGCGTCCTCGTTCCTGTTCTCACCTCCTACTCCTTGAGTGGTAGGTGCAGAGCAAAAAATCCTTGGAATGTTTGGGTTCATGAATCAGGGAGCGGGTGGTCCAATGGAAGAGAAACACCCCGGCCGTCAGGGAAGACCAACGGCGGTGTAACCTCCCATCACACCAGGAGGCAGGGTGGAGCACTGTGAGCTCTGTCTTGACAGCTCTGTCTTGACAGCTTCTccagccccttctccctctcttttccagGTCATCCGCAAAGTTGTTCGCCAGATAGACCCGTCCGGAGCCGATGACACCCAGGAGCACGAGGAGGTGATTTCTGAGGGGCCCCTGGAGGACCCTCATGAGCTGGAGGCTGATATTGATTACTTTGTCACACCTGCCAAGGTACCACCTGGACCGGGGCCTTCCCCAGGCCCTTGCTCTGCCGAGGGGCTGGTCTATAACTCTGCTGCCCTCTGTGCAGCCCGCCCGGGgttcaggctgcacctgctggcctcctGGCTCCCCCTTGAGCCTCCTCTGCAGGCTGTCTGGTTTTCTCTTGCAATTTCCGCCCGTCTCTCTGTGTGATCTGTCCTGCCTTCTGTCTGTCCTGCTGTCCCTAGGTGGAGCTGAGA belongs to Phacochoerus africanus isolate WHEZ1 chromosome 3, ROS_Pafr_v1, whole genome shotgun sequence and includes:
- the ANK1 gene encoding ankyrin-1 isoform X8 → MWTFVTQLLVTLVLLGFFLVSCQNVMHIVRGSLCFVLKHIHQELDKELGENEGLSDDEEAISTRVVRRRVLRKGNEFLQNIPGEQVSEEHYTDEQGNVVTRKVIRKVVRQIDPSGADDTQEHEEVISEGPLEDPHELEADIDYFVTPAKDHTSTPNP
- the ANK1 gene encoding ankyrin-1 isoform X7 codes for the protein MWTFVTQLLVTLVLLGFFLVSCQNVMHIVRGSLCFVLKHIHQELDKELGENEGLSDDEEAISTRVVRRRVLRKGNEFLQNIPGEQVSEEHYTDEQGNVVTRKVIRKVVRQIDPSGADDTQEHEEVISEGPLEDPHELEADIDYFVTPAKVELRGNSLHPDLIEGRKGAQIVKRASLKRGKQ
- the ANK1 gene encoding ankyrin-1 isoform X9; protein product: MWTFVTQLLVTLVLLGFFLVSCQNVMHIVRGSLCFVLKHIHQELDKELGENEGLSDDEEAISTRVVRRRVLRKGNEFLQNIPGEQVSEEHYTDEQGNVVTRKVIRKVVRQIDPSGADDTQEHEEVELRGNSLHPDLIEGRKGAQIVKRASLKRGKQ
- the ANK1 gene encoding ankyrin-1 isoform X10, with protein sequence MWTFVTQLLVTLVLLGFFLVSCQNVMHIVRGSLCFVLKHIHQELDKELGENEGLSDDEEAISTRVVRRRVLRKGNEFLQNIPGEQVSEEHYTDEQGNVVTRKVIRKVVRQIDPSGADDTQEHEEDHTSTPNP